atgttaaattgcgaagatctagagttttcgctgaagggcgtgtccgtggcggcctggcaaagttcgatgtttcgccatgaaacaggaagttgttgtaactcgggcatacaatgtctgatctgccccaaacttcacatgttttattagagtcctgacctgaagacatctatatgacaatattcagttacagtcatagcgccacctgggggcaacaggaaatgacatgttttacactatgATTAACTCCACATAGAGATtgaaccagatcaacatcatatatggccagtctaatcttaaggcctttgagatgttaaattgcaaagatcttgagttttctttgaagggcgtgtccgtggtgaccgacaaagtctgatgtttcgccatgtaaggtgaatcacttttttgagggccgaaacatactcgaaaactcatgaaactttgcagatacgtcagaagtggtgaacatttacgtctgatatgggtttcagaattaagtgtggcaaaatggcttgatagcgccacctaaaaatttcaacgaagtgcccctgacactacgtttcacgtacaggtatgaaatttggtacacacatctaacagcccaatacttacaaaaaagtctcttggagtgaaatctgaaaaccaacaggaagtgagatattttgaattttctttgcaatatttgtgcagttttttgccatttccaggcgttgtactttaatgaactcctcctagagctttaatcagatcaacatcatatttggtcagtctaatctaaaggcctttgagacgttaaattgcgaagatctagagttttcgctgaaaggcgtgtccgtggcggcctggcaaagttcgatgtttcaccatgaaacaggaagttgttgtaactcgggcatacaatgtctgatctgccccaaacttcacatgttttattagagtcctgacctgaagacatcttcataacaatattcagttacagtcatagcgccacctgggggcaacaggaaattacatgttttacactgtgattaactcctcctagagatttaatcagatcaatgtcattttttgtcagtataatctaaaggcctttgtgacgttaaattgcgaagatctagagttttcgctgaagggcgtgccCGTGGTGGCATGACAAAGTCTGTTGTTCCGCCATGAAAAAGGAAGccgttgtaactcaggcatacaatgtctgatctgccccaaacttcatatgtgtgataagagtcctggcctgaacatatctatatgccaatattcagttagtcatagcgccacctgctggcaacaggaaatggcatgctttacactgtaattccctcccagaaccacatttcaatatgccacaaagtaccaaacatactagaaacacgttaaatcatgcaacacttggctaagtgctaatgtatgcgattaacgccatgaaacaggaagttgttgtaactcaggcatatgatgtccgatctgctccaagcTTCACGTGTTTGATAACAGTCCTGGCCTAAACACATCTATATCGCAATATTTGGTTatggtcaaagcgccacctgttggcagcaggaagtgtggcaattCGAAATGACTTAatggcataattctcctgtattcattcgcttacatgcatgtcgaccactgttcactgttttcctaaggccaacgggtggcggtgagcccgggtgcgagggccctttcatcgctgcttgcagctttaatttgtgTTGTTATTATAAGTAGCCTAGCCTATTATAGAGTGAGAATATTACGATAATttagcattaaaggtgcccaagaatgctttttcacaagatgtaatataagtctaaagtgtcccctgaatgtgtctgtgaagtttcagctcaaaatgccccatagattttttaaaattaatttttttaactgtctattttggggcatcattaactatgcactgatttttttcagcgcgccgcccctttaattcgcgtgctccctgccacacgagctctcgattatattacagcacatttacaaagttcacacagctaatataaccctcaaatggatctttacaatatgttcgtcatgcatgctgtatgcatgcttcgaattatgtgagtaaagtatttattttgatgtttatatttgattctctatgagtttgaggctatatactCTGTgcctaacggctaatgctacactgttggagagatttataaagaatgaagttgtgtttatgaattatacagactgcaagtgtttaaaaatgaaaatagcgacggctcgtctccgtgaattcagtaagaaacgatggtaactttaacctcacttaacagtacattagcaacatgctaacgaaacatttagatagacaatttacaaatatcactaaaaatatcatgctatcatggatcatgtcagttattattgctccatctgccattttcgctgttgttcttgcttacctagtctgttgattcacctgggcagatccagacgttactggctgcccttgtctaatgcctttcataatgttgggaacatgggctggcatatgcaaatattggggcgtacaccccgactgttacgtaacagtcggtgttatgttgagatccgcgtgttttccggaagtcttttaaacaaatgagatttacataagaaagagaaagcaatggagtttgaaactcaatgtatgtcttttccatgtactgaactcttgttattcaactatgccaaggtaaattcaaattttgaatctagggcacctttaatttgatTGGTGATGAGACACATGAAATCCAATGGCAATCTGTCACTGATATTCTTATATTCAGTTATTACATTCTCACACTTTTGTAAGTGTGGTCGTTATTGTACTACACTTGAGATGGACTCACCTTTACCGTTGTTCGGTGgagtcatttcaataggaatccacaCAATCTGGAATTTCTCCTGAGGGCGTGTATGaggtcagacttaacaaccagATGGATCTTTTTGCCCGCAACATTATGTTGAAATTTCCCTAATATGACCACATCTTTATACTATTACAATGTGCTATAGTCAATATTATACAATTAAAGAATGCATTACATGAATAATTGAAACCTTTTATGTACTGTGATTTTGATCTCTTAAATGATCATTTCAATGTGCAAATTCAGAGCAAAGAAGAAAAATGATCACTAACAGACAATGACGGTAacaaacagttatttttattctgtttgCTGAAAAATAGACATGTTCCAAGAGTAAGAACAGCTCCAATACCTTCTCCTTCCCAAAAGAAGATGGCACAAACCAAACCAGAAGCTTTGATAGTTTCTGCAAAGTCACAATGTCACATACAGTATGTAATTTTAAACAAGTATCAATTCTTGAAGCAgcttaaattataaatgttatatttcaaCTTCATTTAGGCCTGTCTCGGAGATTAGATTATTAAATATCCTGTGATTGgtttgagttcattagcaagcCTTGTCATTTTCAAATTTCtgaatgtatatgtatatgtattatGTTGAAtgataattcataataaataacacaaaagatTACACTCACAGAAGCGGTTATGGTTTTTCATTCTTATCAACCTTCTTGAAAGTAGTTTACAATGTGTAATCAAAgtgaataatattttttttaaaaagaaggaaaagaaaaaagaaaagaaagaaaataaatgaaatacctgcacaaaataattgtgtttTTAGGAAGGAGTGTCACAAACACGTGAAATGAAACTGCAATAGCAGTGACGCTACCATGAAGCCAAACAGCAAcacaaaaaaggaaaagaaaaagtgGCATTATCTCTAGAACATTAGCAGAAGCACATGGAAAGTCCTAATAGGCTCCGCTCCAATGAGTGTAATTACCTACAGACAGTGACGGCGCTTAATGTCCTCTTGAGAAAACAGAGGCTGAAGCAAGAATGATGTGCTACACAATGAGAGGATATTACATAATCCCACAGGCGCATCTTGACGTTAATCTATTTTTGCCCCTTGATATCGCAAGCAATGATGTATTTGAGTAGAACGGATGCGTGGTATTGAGATGCTACCGCATGATGTGAAATTGTGGCTTCAGCTCTCTGGAACACATTGCGTTCTGTCAACTAACTATTGATTGACTGTAGCAATAGAGCATGAAGCGTTCGCTTGGAGAGATTTGGAGAAAAATTGCACCTTAGGTGACGGCAATGAACCAATGCGAAGGTTTTTGAATGAGCAATAACAAATCATTGTAGTTTCCGTTGACAATGTTAGTAAGGCAGCAATGCTAAATTAGTCAGTAAGACGCACAGCCTTCTTTCTGCTTGTTTATGAGTGACTCTGACTAGCTCCATCTCATATATCACAATAGAAATTGTGTTTAAAGCGAGAGGCTGTGAAGTAGTGAAGACTGCGAGGATTATTCGGGTTCATTGCAAGATTTAAGTGTAATGGAGAAACTATTCTTACTTATTAGGTATTAATATGCACATGCCTTGACACCGCTGAAGAATATGTTGCTCTTTGGAACAGCTGCCTAAAGGTGTTCTGATTCCTAGCCGTTGTTATCAGCTTAGCACGCAAGTATATTTGTGCTGTTTGTCTATTCAAGAGCACCAGTGCTGTGGCATGATGATCTGTAGGGTACGCTTATGCTAATCTCCATAAATACTCTCTGTACTCTTGGTCAATATAGACGAATGATATGCGCCAGAGAAAGTGCAGTGTTATCTATCTCTACTGTTCCTGGaactgttgttttgttttgcacgAAACCATTGGAATCTCGATTTGCTGACATTTAACTGTGGCGAGGGCTGAGGTCAGGTTTCTGCGCCGGGTTGGACGCTCTGTACCTTGGAGAGCGTGACGGGCACCTTGCCCTCTCCCGGGGTGGGTGCGCGGGTGACGGGCTGAACAGAGGCCTGGATTTCAGCAAGCCGCTCTTTGAAGCGCTGCTGCAGATGGAGCTCTTCCTTCGAGCTGCCCTGAGAGCAGGCAGCCAGCAGCAGCCCCACTGCCATCCCGCTGCCGCCCACACAGAACAGCACGGCTCCGGCCAGCTTACATGCATCCAGTGCCCGGTTAAAACGCACTGCACGTCCATCCACGAAGAGCAGCTCGTCTTCTCCGAATGCCTCGAGCCGAGGCGGCGTGGCGTAGCCCACCAGCAGCACAGATAACCCTGCTACCAGAATCAGAGCTCCCAGCGCGAGACAGACCTGACAAAGAGTGACAGAACAACCATAGTACTATGTTCAACAGCATTGGCTTTAGCAAGATGACAGTACTGGCATCTGCTGCATAGATTCATTTATGATTCAACCTCAAACTGATCATCTTATGACTACACACATAAAAAGAATGAACTAGCAGAAAACTAGGGTCACTTTTTgtggccttaaagggttagttcaccccaaaatgaaaattatcccataatttactcaccctcaagccatcctaagtgtatatgaatttcttctttcagccaaacacaatcagagttaaatatcttggctcttccaagctttattatgggagtgaatggtaccttagattttgaagcccaaaaagcaCATGCATCTATCATataagtaatccatacagctccagggggttaataaaggccttctgaagtgaagcgatgtgtttttgtaaaaaaaaaaaaaaaaaaaaaaaaaaaaaaaaaaaaagagcatgtttataactttataaactataatcactggcttccagtAACGGCCATATGCAAGTTGAGTTCCAGCGGAACAGTGACCTGGCATATtacgtaggatgtaggagtaatgtaagcttaggtgagagtaCATGCCTCtcgtggttcaaacaaatagggctgggcaacaaactcaagctcctgttctcttatatcgaaatcctctaacatttctctttaaaaattctcattttagacttctaattcatgaatggtgttttgttttgctctatcctcggCGCTTCTGTGTTTGTCAATATGTTGTGTGTCAgatca
The sequence above is drawn from the Megalobrama amblycephala isolate DHTTF-2021 linkage group LG13, ASM1881202v1, whole genome shotgun sequence genome and encodes:
- the nrsn1 gene encoding neurensin-1; amino-acid sequence: MTSCSEICGSDYAEKSHGALSSGYQGYGVRSYLHQFYEECTASIWERDEDFQTQRSPSRWSSVLWKVCLALGALILVAGLSVLLVGYATPPRLEAFGEDELLFVDGRAVRFNRALDACKLAGAVLFCVGGSGMAVGLLLAACSQGSSKEELHLQQRFKERLAEIQASVQPVTRAPTPGEGKVPVTLSKVQSVQPGAET